The stretch of DNA CCATTGGGCGCCAGGACAGCTCGGCTCCAAGACACTGGGATGCTACGGCTCCCAGTTCTTGCCCGTCATCAGGTTGTAGGCAGGATCCATCTTGTCATCCTGCTTCAGCCCCAGTTTCACTGGGTTGTAGACCACCCGCTCCGGCGTGGTGATGGTCTCGGTGACGACCACCTCATCCCGGAGGATCTGCGTGACCTTGCCGCCCGAGCGACCCATCCGCGAGTTGCGGCGCACGATGTGGCCACGACCCATCGGGTCCTCCACCATGGCCATCGGGTTGGCATCTCCCGACACCACGGCCACCAGCTTGAGCTGATCGATGTCCCACTGACAGAGCGCCTCGGCGCAGGCCGTCAACGGCTGCGCGCCCACGGGCGTGTCGGCGGCCTTGATGTCTTCGATGGGGCTGCGGAACGGATCACGCTTGCCCACCGGGTTGTAGTTGTAGACGTACAACGGAGCAGCCACCGCGGGCTCCGCGGGTTTCTCCGGGGGAGGCTCTTCCTCCGCCGCCGGCCTGGCCGCCACGGGCGGGGGCGGAGGCGGCTCCTCCTCGCAACCCGCCAGGCAGAGGGCCAGTGCCCCCGAAATGAACATGGAGTGGAACGTCTTCATCCTCAGGACCCCTTGTCGCCCCAATTCCAGGACCGATCAAGTTTCTGCGACGACATTGGTTTTCGGTGGGCCTCGCCTATTTGACGAAGCGGAAGGTCGTGGCCATGAACGAACTGCTGAGCACCACCTTTTCGTTCTTCACCCGGGCGCCTTCGAGCTTGATGTTGTTGACGTTCACGATGCGCCGCATGTTCGACACCTCCTGCAGGAACATGGCGATCTCGTGGTAGTTGCCGCTCACCACCATGCGCACCGGGATGCGCGAGAAGAACTCGTCGCCCACCACCGCCTCGGGACCCGGTTCCACGCGGGAGATCTCCAGCCCCGACTTCTTGCCGATGTCGTTGAGCTGCGCGAGCAGCTCCTCGACATCCTTGTTCTGGGGCAGCTCGGTGAGCGCCTCGGCGAGCTTCTGCTCCAGCACGTCCATCTCACGCCGACGCTCGTTGAGGTTCTGGGCGATCTCACTCTTCTCCGCCAGATCCAGATCCAGCTTGCGCTGCTGCGCGCGCAACGCGACCGACTCATCCTCCAACGGCTGGATGACGAGGAAGTAGTTGGCGGCGGTCATGAGGACCACCAGCGCCGCCAGTCCACCGAACTTCACCGCGGGCTGCGCCTTCACGATCCTGTCGAGATACTTGTCCATCGCGATGCGTCCCTTCAGATGGCGTAGTTGGAGGAGAGGGAGATGTCGAAGTCCACCGTGGACACCTCACCCGGCTTGGACTGGCTCTGCTGCTGCTGGGTGCTCCTGAGGTCCACGTTGGTGAAGAAGGGCTTGATGTCCCCCACCGGGAACTCCTCGATGGAGATCTCGGCCGACAGCAGCTCGACACGCGAGGTCTTCGCATCGCGGCGCTGCTCCACCAGGCGGCCAATGCCCTTGGGCGTCCACACCATGCCGTTGAGGTTGCGCATCAGCTCGGCCACGTCGTCATGGCTGACGGCGGAGCCAATCAGGCTCACCGCGCCCTGCTCCTCGTTGAAGCTCTTGATCCAGGCCTTCTTCGGGATGGAATTGGCCAGCGCGTCCAGCATCCGCACGGGTCCGGAGCGGCCGCGGCGCAGCTCGTCCAGCACCGCGAGCTTCTTCTCCACCTCGGCCTTGCGCTCGTTGATGTGCTGCACCTCACCGATCGTCTTCTCGAGGTCGGCGATGCGCTTGCGGGTCTGCGCGATGCCTTCCTTCTGCTTGGTCACGACGCCGTCACGGTCGGAGTACCAGAAGAAGTTGCCCGCGCCCGCGCCCAGCAGGACGAGCGCGAAGAGGGCCAGGATCTGCCGGCCCGCCTCCTGCTTGACTTTCTTGCGGACGGGCAAAAGGTTGATGCGGATCATCATGTGAGTCGGTCCTTCGGAAGGTGAGGGAGATCAGGCCAGCTTGTCGCCAGGACGCCGGAGTGCCAGACCCACGGCCACCGCGGCCATCGGCGCCACCTCCATGATGAAGGCGGGGTCGAACTTGCGGTTGTCCACGTCGATCTTCCGGAAGGGGTTGAGGATCTCCACGGGCACGCCCACGCGCGTCTCGATCGTCTTGAACAGGGCCGGAATCTTGGCGGTCCCGCCCGACAGGTAGACCTTGGTGAAGTTGGCGTCCACGGCGGTGCCCGCGTAGAAGTCCAGCGAGCGCTGGATTTCACCGGCCACCTGCTCCGCCACGCTCAAGAGCACGCGCTCGACCTCCTGGGGGACGACCGCGTCCGCGTCGCTGCGGGTGCCGCCGATCTTCAGCGTCTCCGCCTCCTCGTAGGAGACGTTGAGCTGCTTCTGGATCTCCTCGGTGAACTGGTTGCCGCCGATGGTCACGTCGCGGGTGAACACCGTGATGCCGTTGGAGATGATGTTGATGTTCACCACCGAGGCGCCCGCGTTGATGAGCACCACGGTCTCCTTGTCGGGGATGTCGTAGTTGGTGGCGAACATGTTCTGGACGGCGAAGGCGTCCACGTCCACCACCACCGGCACGAGCCCGGACTCGGACACCACCGTGGTGTAGTCGTTGATCATGTCCTTCTTGGCCGCCACGAGCAGCACGTCCATCTGGCCGGTGGCGTCATTGCCCCCCGCGTCGAGGATCTGCGTGTCGATGTTCACGTCCTTGACGTCGAAGGGGATGTACTGCTCGGCCTCCCACTGGATGCTCTCCTCGAGCTCTTCCTGGCTCATGCGGGGCATCTGGATCTTCTTGATGATGACCGAGTGGCCCGACACGCCGATGGCGACGTCCTTGCTCTTGATCTTCAGCTCGGTGAGCAGCTCCTGGAGCGCCTGGACGATGGCGGTGGAGTTCATGAGGGCGCCATCGACGATGGCCTCGGGAGGCAGCGGCTTCATTCCGAAGCTCTGCAGCGCGTAGCTCACCTGGCCGCGCTTGCGCTGCTCCTTGAGGAGAATCATCTTCACCGAGGTCGATCCGATATCCAGACCGAGAGCCAGCTTACCCTTCGCCATACAGTCGTCGCTCCGTGGAGGAGCCGCCAGGGTAGCACCGGCTGGCAAGCCCTCCTAAAAAGTGCCTCGTGGCAGCCCGCCCAGCAGGCGGCCAGCTTGTCCCCCGAAGTCCCACGGCGGTGCACCCACGCCGCTTCCGCGGGGGCCGATTTTCCGGCCTGGGGCGCGTTTCGTCAAATCCCACCGGGTGCCGCCTCCTGCCTCTTGGGGCGGGCTGTCAACCGGATGGGTGCCCGATGTGCGCGGCGATACCGCGCTCCTTGCTTTTATACAGCGGGGCGCGACGGCTCCCACACCTCAGCGCACGCCAGTCACCAACACGTTCACGGGAGCCGGCAGGATCGCGCTGAGCCAGGGACCGAGCAGCATCACCTCGAGTGCAGCGATCGACAGCCAGGGGCCAAAGGGGAGGTTGGAGGGGCCCGGCACCCAGTCGTCTTCCTCGTCGTCGTCCTCCTTCTCGCCCTCGCCCGCCCCATCCACCACCGGGGCCTGCTCCGCCCCCGCCCCCTCGGGGAGGGCGTCCCCCTCGGGAAGCGGCGCGGACGCCGCATCGGGAGCTGGCGGGGAGGGAGAGTCGGCGTGGACGGGAGGAGGCTCGGTGGGCGTGGGAGGCGACTCGGGGGCAGGAGCGGGTCCCGCCCGGCCGTGGAGGAGCAACATCACCGAGCCCACCACGGCCCCTTGAAGCGACGACAGGAAGATGACGCCGAGCAGCGGCTTCCAGGTGAGGAAGGCACCGATGAGCGCGAGCAGATCCTTGTCCCCCGCCCCCAGTGCCTCCTTCTTGAAGATCTTCTCTCCCAGCCACTCCATCGCCCAGAAGACGAAGAAGCCCGTCAGCGCGCCGATGATGGAGTCGCGCACCCGCGTCAGCCCCAGGGGCGCCGAGAGCACCACCCCCGCGGCGATACCCGGCCAGGTCAGCTCGTGCGGAAGAATCCAATGCTCCAGATCGATGAAGGACAGCGGCACCAGCACCAGCACCAGCACCAGCGCGGAGACGAGCTCCGGCGTCCAGCCGAAACGGCGCTGGCAGGCGAAGAAGAGCGCCCCGGTGAGCAGCTCGATCAAAGGATAGCGCCAGGAAATGGGCTGGCCGCACGAGCGGCAGCGCCCGCGCAGCACGAGCCAGGAGAGCACCGGCACGTTGTCGAACCAGGCCAGGGTGTGGCCGCACTTGGGACAGCGCGAGCGGGGCCGCACGATGCTCTCACCCGTGGGAACCCGGGCGATCACGACATTCAAGAAACTACCGAAGACCAGGCCCAGGACCACCACCCACGCCACGGCCATGCCTTCCACCCACTGAGGAGTCACTGTGTTCGCGTCCCTTCTTGTCGCGCCAACACCCCGAGCCACGCAGCATAGGATCCGGGCGACCCCCGGGGGCAGACGATTCCTGTCACTCCAGTGACAAAAATGGGCACCCGTTTTCCGGCTTCCGCCTTCGTTGTTCGCTCATGCGCCTGGGGAGCGGCCGCGGCCCGCGTGTTTTGACGCTGGCACTGATCATGCTATCCATTCGCTGCGGCTTCGGCCGTCATCCCCCCTGCCGTTCCGAGAAAGAAACCCCATGAACCGTCTCTTCGTTCGCAAGAACCGCGGCTTCACGCTCATCGAGCTCATGATCGTGGTGGCCATCATCGGCATCCTCGCCGCCATCGCCATCCCGAACTTCATCAAGTTCCAGGCCCGCTCCAAGCAGGGTGAGGCCAAGGCCAACCTGAAGGCCTGGTTCACCTCGCAGCGCGCCTACCTCCAGGAGAAGGACAAGTACTCGGAGAACGTGCAGACGGTGGGTTTCTCGCCTGAGCGTGGCAACCGCTACGCCTACTACTTCGCGACGGGCCGCACCTGCGTCATCCGCCAGACGTCGGGCGTGACCGACACCAAGGGCGCCCACTGCATCACCGTGGACAGCGCGAAGTTCGCGGGCTCGTCCACGCCGGACCCCGTCGAGCCGACGAGCGCGTCGTACACGGGCGCGGGTTCGGACCCGGGCATGCCTGGCCTCAACGGCTGCAACACCGGCATCGGCTGCAACATCTCCGGTCTGGCCGCCGGTAACGTCGACAACGACTCCGTGGGCATCGACACCTGGTGGATCTCGACCAAGGACACCACCAAGATCAGCGCCGTCTGCGGCAACGACGAGTCGGTGACGGTCGCCGGTTCGCCCTTCCTCGCCAACAACGACGTCGACTGCGACAGCTGATACTCGTCCGAGCACGGGGCTTGACCCAGGTCGGTCAATCCTGAGAGTTCCAAGGACATCTGGACACCGTCCAGATGTCCTTTCTATTTTGATGTCCCTCGCCATGAAGTCGCGCCCCTTCCTTTTTCCTGTCGTGACGAGCCTGTGCGGTCTGCTGGCGCTCTTGCTGCTGGTGGACCCACCGCGCAAGCCCGCGCGTGGTCCACATCAGGAGGTCCTGCTGCCCCGAGAGGATGTGCTGCGCGTGGTGGGCCGTGGCTACATCCAGATGATCGCGGACTACCTCTGGATCCAACTCGTCCAGACCGCGGGCCGAGCCGTCACGGCCGAGGAGTACCGCGACCTCTACCCCTACGCCGAGCTCATCACCGATCTGGATCCCTACTTCGACATGGTCTACAGGTTCGCCGCGGGGACGCTCCCCACCAACCTCGGGCGCGAAACCTGGGTCAACACGGAGGAATCCACCCGGCTGCTGCGCAAGGGCCTGAAGCTCTTCCCCGATGATCTCAAGATGAACATGTTGCTCGCCTACAACCTGAGCACCTTCGAGAAGAACTATCAGGAAGCGGCCCAACTGACCGAGCGGGCCTCGCGACTGCCGGGCGCGCCCGCCTACCTTCCCCAGCTCGCCACGCGGCTGTACGCCCAGGCCGGCTCGGTGGATGCCGGTCTCGCACTGGCCGAGTCCCTGTTGGACTCGGCCGAGGACGAAGCCACGCGGCAGCTGTTCGAACAACGCATCCGGGACCTGGAGCTGGAAGCGGAGCTGCAGCGCGTGGACGTCGCCATCGCGCGCTTCCACGAGACGTACGGCGTGCTGCCTCCGGACGTGGACACCCTGTCATGGCTGGGCTTCCTGTCCGAGCCCCCGCATGACCCCCAGGGGGGTGGATTCTTCATCGGTTCTGACGGGCGCGCCTACTCGAGAACCCAACAGCGACGCTTGGAGATCTTCACCCCCTTCAACCGCGGCCGCGGTTGATCAGCGCCCGCGGAGCCCTGATGTCCATGGATGCGCCCATCCCCATCGAAATCCGAGAGCTGTCCAAGACGTACCGGCTCGGCTTCTTCATGAACCGACAGGTTCGCGCCCTGCAGTCGCTCGACCTGAAGATCCTGCCCGGCCAGGTGTATGGCCTGCTCGGTCCCAACGGAGCCGGCAAGTCCACCACCATCAAGATCCTGCTGAACCTGGTGCAGGCCACTGGTGGAGAAGCACGGCTCTTCGGCCTGCGGCCCCAGGACCGGGAAGCCCGCCGCCGCGTGGGCTACGTGCCCGAAAACCCCGCCCCCTACGAGTATCTCACCGGCCGCGAGTTCGTCACGCTGGCGGGGCGGCTGATGGGCATGAGCGGCAAGGAGTTGGATGCCCGGGTCGAGCAGGTGCTGGGCATGGTGCAGATGACCCGCGCCGCCTCCCTGCAGATCCGCCGCTACAGCAAGGGCATGGTGCAGCGCGTGGCACTGGCCCAGGCCCTGGTGTCCAGACCCTCGCTGCTCATCCTGGATGAGCCCACCTCGGGATTGGATCCCGTGGGCCGCCGACAGATCCGTGACCTCATCCTCGAGGAGCGCCACCGGGGCACGACGGTGCTCTTCTGCACGCACATCATCCCGGACGTGGAGACGCTCTGCGACCGCGTGGCCGTGCTGGTCGGAGGCCGGCGCGTGCGCGAGGGCAGCGTGTCCGAACTGGTGAGCTCACAGGCCACGCACATGGAGATCACGGTGGAGGGAGTGCCGCTCGAGCGCATCCAGGCGCTGGGCTTCGAGCTGGAGCAGGCCCAGGCGCTGGAGCAGCGAGTGATCCTGCGCGTGCGCGACGCGGACAGCCAGCCCCTGCTCAAGCGGCTCCTCGAACTCAATGGGCGGGTCACCCAGTTGCAACCCACCCGGTTCTCGTTGGAGGACCTGTTCCTGCGAGCCCTCGAGGAGGCACGCCAGGGCCCCGTGGGAGGAGAGATTTCATGATGGGTTCATTCATCGCCCTCACGCTCAATGGCTTCCGGGAAGCGCGGCGCAACCGCGTCACGCTGATCGTGGCCATCTTCGCGCTGAGCCTGCTGCTGTCCTCCTCACTCGTGGTGGAGGTCACCGTTGGGGTATTCGATCGGGTCATCACCGACATGGGTCTGGGCTCGATGAGCCTGATGCTGGTGCTGCTCACCATCTTCCTGTCCAGTGGGCTCATCTCGCGGGAAATCGAGCGGCGCACCATCTTCCTCATGGTGTCCAAGCCCCTGTCGCGAGGCGCCTTCCTGGTGGGTCGGCTGTTCGGCAACATGCTCACCGTGACGGTGCTGCTGCTGGCCATGGCCGCGCTCTTCTTCCTGCTGTTGGGCTTCTACGCCGTCCCCATCACCCCCGCGCACCTGGCGGCGGTGGGCATGCTGTGGTTCGAGCTCTGGGTGCTCAGCGGCGTGGGCTTCCTGATGTCCAGCTTCTCCCACCACCAGACGGTGTCCGCCTTCGTCACCGTGAGCGTCTACGTCGCGGGAAACCTGTCCTCGGACATCTACTTCCTGGCGCGCAAGTCCAAGAGCGACGCCCTCCAGGCGCTGGGCGAGGCCGTGTACTACGTGCTGCCCAACCTCTCCCGCTTCAACTACCGGCCCCAGGCGTCGTACGCCGCCGCCGTCTCGTCCTCCCAGTTGCTGTCCGACATGGCCTATGGCGCGGCCTATACCGCCGTGCTGGTGTCGCTGGCCGTCCTGCTCTTCAACCGGCGCGACTTCCGCTGACACGCCCTCCGAGGGGCGTGCCCGCGAAGGACGACGTCAGGTGTCGTCCTCCCGATCCGACAGCCCGTGCTTGGCCAGACGGTAGCGGAAGGAACGGAACGTCAGGCCGAGCAGGTCCGCCGCCCGCGTCTTCACCCCACCCGCCTGCGCCAGGGCGGCCACCAGGTAGTGCCGCTCGGCCTCATCGAGGTGACGCTCCAGGGAGAAGCCCGCCCCGAGCGCCACCTCGGGCGCGGTGGCGGCCGCGGGCTGCACGGGCTCACCCCGGAGCGAGGGCGGCAGCGAGGCCAACGTCAACACGTCTCCATCCGCCAGCGTCGCCGCGCGCTCGACGACGTTCTCCAACTGGCGCACGTTGCCGGGGAACGGATAGGCGGACAGTACCGCCAGGGCCTCGGGAGAGAAGCGCAGGCCCGGCCGCTCCAGCTCCCGGCGCTGCCGGGCGAGGAAATGCTCCGCCAGCGGCGCGATGTCCTCCGGCCGCTCGCGCAGCGGCGGCAGCTCCAGGGTGATGACGTTGAGCCGGTAGAAGAGATCCTCCCGGAAGCGGCCCGCCTTCACCTCGGCGTCCAGCCGCCGGTTGGTGGCCGCCAGGATGCGGGCCTGGAAGGGAATCTCCGCCGAGCTGCCCACCGGCTTGACCTTGCGCTCCTGCAGCACGCGCAAGAGCTTCACCTGGGTGGCCAGCGGCACCTCGCCAATCTCATCGAGGAACACCGTCCCCTCGCCCGCGTGCACCAGCAGGCCGGGGCGATCCTGCGTGGCCCCGGTGAAGGCCCCCTTCACGTGGCCGAACAGCTCGCTCTCCAGCACGCCCTCGTTGAGCGCCGCGCAGTTGATGGGCAGGAAGGGCTGTCCCGCCCGGGGGCTCTTGAGGTGCAGCGCCTTGGCGATGAGCTCCTTGCCCGTTCCGCTCTCGCCATGGATGAGCACGGTGGAGCGCGTGGGGGCCACCTTGTCCACCATGCTCCACACCGCGCGCATCCGCTCGCCGCGGCCCACCGCCATCACTCCCACGCCGGGCACCAGGTGCTCGCGCAGCGAGACGTTCTCCTGGCGCAGCGTGCGCTTCTCCAGCGCCTTCTGCACCAGCAGCAGCAGCTCCTCGTTGTCGAAGGGCTTGCCGATGTAGTCGTACGCGCCCTCGCGCATGGCCTCCACCGCCGAGGCCGCGGTGCCAAAGGCGGTGACGACGATGACCTCGGGAGGATCGCTCTGCGCCCGGGCGGCCCGCAGCACGTCCATGCCGCTCTGCGAGGCCCCCAGCTTCATGTCGGTGATGACCAGATCCACCAGGGTGGACTCCAGCACCTCGCGCGCCGCCCGCACGCCCTCCACGCACGTCACCCGGTAGCCCGAGCGCAACAGCAGGACCTCCAGGACCACGCGCATCGAGCGCTCATCGTCCACGACCAGGATGTGCACGGTGTCGACCCTCCTTCTCCTTCAGTCCCGCATGGGCAATTGGATGAGGAACCCAGTGCCCTCCTGGGGAGAGGAGGACACGCGGATGTTGCCACCATGTGAGCGCACGATGGAATGCGCCGTGGACAATCCCAGGCCGGTTCCGCCCTCCCGGGTGCTGAAAAAAGGCTCGAAAATGCGCGAGAGGTGTGCCGGGGGAATGCGCCCCCCCGAGTCCCAGATGAGCAGCTCCGCCCAGGAGTCCTCGGGCCGCAGCGTCACACGCACCCATCCCCCCTCCTCCGTCGCCTGGAAGGCATTGCGCAACAGGTTGATGAGCACCTGCCGGAGCTGATCCGCGTCCACGAGAATGCGCAAGGGAAGCAGCTCCGTCTCCACGCGCACCTGACGGGCGAGCGGATCCGCGCGCAGCATCTCCACCGTCTCCGCCACCAACGCCTCCAGGTCCACCTCCTGCTTGAGCGGAGGCGGCGGGCGGGCAAAGCGCAGGAAGTCCTCCACCAGCTTGGAGAGCCGATCCGACTCGCGCAGCAGCACGTCCACGAGCCTCGCCGACACGGGATCCCCGGAAGACCCCTGCACGAGCAACTGGGCCGAGCCACGCATGGCGGCCAGGGGATTGCGGATTTCGTGCGCGAGCTGAGCGGCCAGGGTGCCCAGCGCGGCCAGCCTGTCGGCGCGCCGCAGATCCTCCTCGATGCGGCGCAGCTCGGTCAGGTCCTGGAACACGATGAGCGTGCCCTCCCGCTCGGTGTCCCCCAGGCCCGTCACCGTCAACCCGAGCGTGCGCTCGCCCTCCCGCGTCTGCACGGACAGCTCCCGGCGGCGCAGGTGGGCATCCACTCCGAGCGCTCCTGGCAGAAGCGACTCCACGGGAGAGCCCGCCACCGCCGCCGCCGCGTCCAGCCCGAGGATGGCACTGGCGGCGCGATTGACGAAGGTGACGCGGCCCTCCGCGTCACACGTGATGAGGCCCGAGGGCATGCAGGTGAGGATCTGCTGCTGCAGGGTGCCCAGCTTCTTGAGGTCCGCCTCGCGCGCGGACAGCCGCCCGCCCGTGGCCGAGAGCTGGCGCGCCAGATAGCCCGCGAGCACCGCGATGAGCACGAGCGCGAGCAGGTTGCTGCCGATGAGGAAGGCGACCCGCTGGAGGCTCAAATCCCCCACGGCCGTGGGGGACGCCAACCAGCGCGACCGCACCGCCACCAGCAGCAACGAATAGGTGAGCGCGCTGGCGAGCGCGGCCAGCAGCGCGCCGCGGCCATCCAGCAGGATGCTCGCGCCGATGACGGCCAGCAGGTACAGGAAGGTGAAGGGGCTGTCTCCCACGCCGGTGAGGAAGACGAGCACCGAGGCGATGAGCAGGTCGCCCACCACCTGCACCACCGCCGCCAACCGGTCCGCCCAGCCCCCCCGGAGCATGAGGCCGTAGACGAGCGTGAAGAGATAGACGAGCCCGATGACCGCGAAGGACAGCATGTCGCCGTGGCTGGGCTCCTGCACGGGCTGCAGGAACACGCGGGCCGCGAAGGCCACGAGCGACAGACTGACGGCCACCGTGCGGAACACGGTGAGCCACGTCAGCCGGTTGCGCAGCGTGTGCGGCTGCGGCGAACCGGCGAACGAAGAAGCGCCGCTGTTACTTGACGGCACCGGCGATGGAGAAGATGGGCAGGTACATGGCGATGAGGAAGCCACCGACCACGCCACCCAGGAACACCATCATCAACGGCTCGATCATCGCCGTGAGGCCCGCGACCGCCGTGTCCACCTCGTCGTCGTAGAAGTCGGCGATCTTGTTGAGCATGGTGTCCATGGCGCCCGTGGCCTCACCCACGCCGATCATCTGCACCACCATGGGCGGGAACACCTTCGTCTCCAGCAGCGGTCCCGCGATGTTCTTGCCCTCGGCGATCTTCCCGCGCACGAAGAAGATGGCCTCTTCCACGGAGCGGTTGCCGGCCGTCTTGGCGGTGACGTCCAGCGCATCCAGGATGGGCACACCCGAGGAGATCATCGTTCCCAGCGTGCGGGTGAAGCGCGCCACCGCCACCTTGCGGATGACGGGCCCGATGATGGGGGCCAACAGGAACGCCTTGTCCAGGATGCGCCGTCCCTGGGGATTGCGGTAGATGTAGCCGAAGATGACCGACGCGGCGATCAGCCCGGCGAACACGTAGCCCAGGTAGTTCTGGCACCACTCGGACAGGTCCACCACGAACTGGGTGGGCCCGGGCAGGGCCTGACCGAAGTCCGCGAACATCTTCGCGAACACCGGCGTCACCTTGAGCATCAGCACCGCCGTCACCGCGATGGCCACCAACACGACGATGACCGGGTAGGTCATCGCGCTCTTGACCTTGCGCTTGAGCTTCTCGTTCTTCTCGCGGTAGTTGGCGAGCCGGTTGAGGATGTTGTCGAGGATACCGCCCACCTCGCCCGCGGCGCACAGCTGCACGAAGAGCTCGTCGAAGACCTTGGGGTGGTCCGCCAGGGCGTCGGCGAAGGTGGAGCCCTGCTCCACCTTGCTCTTGATGGCGAACACGACCTTGCGGAAGGCCGGGTTGTCCATCTGCGTGCCGAGGATGTCCAGGCACTGCACGAGCGGCAGGCCGGCGTCGATCATCGTGGCGAACTGACGGGTGAAGACGAGGATGTCCTTGCCCGTCACCGCCGAACCGATGGTGATGTTCAGGTCGGCGTCGAGCAGGCCCTTGCGGCGAACCTTGACCGGATTGAGGCCCAGCGACTTCAAACGGGCATTGACGGCCTCGATGTCCGAGGCCTCCATCTCGCCCTTCTTCGTCTCGCCAGACTTGGTCTTGGCTTCCCAGAGGAACTGGGCCGTGTTCTTCGATTTTTGGGGAGTGGACTTGGTCGCCGTTGCAGCCATCAGGCCTCCGAGAGGGACAGCATTCTATCCCACCGGTTGGAATTCACGAATTAGCGCCCCGCGGGACCGGCGGGCCGTTGACCAGGCATGCCGGCGGTGCTGCCCGCGAGGATGTTG from Cystobacter ferrugineus encodes:
- a CDS encoding pilus assembly protein PilP; translated protein: MKTFHSMFISGALALCLAGCEEEPPPPPPVAARPAAEEEPPPEKPAEPAVAAPLYVYNYNPVGKRDPFRSPIEDIKAADTPVGAQPLTACAEALCQWDIDQLKLVAVVSGDANPMAMVEDPMGRGHIVRRNSRMGRSGGKVTQILRDEVVVTETITTPERVVYNPVKLGLKQDDKMDPAYNLMTGKNWEP
- a CDS encoding type 4a pilus biogenesis protein PilO, encoding MDKYLDRIVKAQPAVKFGGLAALVVLMTAANYFLVIQPLEDESVALRAQQRKLDLDLAEKSEIAQNLNERRREMDVLEQKLAEALTELPQNKDVEELLAQLNDIGKKSGLEISRVEPGPEAVVGDEFFSRIPVRMVVSGNYHEIAMFLQEVSNMRRIVNVNNIKLEGARVKNEKVVLSSSFMATTFRFVK
- a CDS encoding PilN domain-containing protein, with the protein product MMIRINLLPVRKKVKQEAGRQILALFALVLLGAGAGNFFWYSDRDGVVTKQKEGIAQTRKRIADLEKTIGEVQHINERKAEVEKKLAVLDELRRGRSGPVRMLDALANSIPKKAWIKSFNEEQGAVSLIGSAVSHDDVAELMRNLNGMVWTPKGIGRLVEQRRDAKTSRVELLSAEISIEEFPVGDIKPFFTNVDLRSTQQQQSQSKPGEVSTVDFDISLSSNYAI
- the pilM gene encoding type IV pilus assembly protein PilM, with the translated sequence MAKGKLALGLDIGSTSVKMILLKEQRKRGQVSYALQSFGMKPLPPEAIVDGALMNSTAIVQALQELLTELKIKSKDVAIGVSGHSVIIKKIQMPRMSQEELEESIQWEAEQYIPFDVKDVNIDTQILDAGGNDATGQMDVLLVAAKKDMINDYTTVVSESGLVPVVVDVDAFAVQNMFATNYDIPDKETVVLINAGASVVNINIISNGITVFTRDVTIGGNQFTEEIQKQLNVSYEEAETLKIGGTRSDADAVVPQEVERVLLSVAEQVAGEIQRSLDFYAGTAVDANFTKVYLSGGTAKIPALFKTIETRVGVPVEILNPFRKIDVDNRKFDPAFIMEVAPMAAVAVGLALRRPGDKLA
- a CDS encoding prepilin peptidase; the protein is MAVAWVVVLGLVFGSFLNVVIARVPTGESIVRPRSRCPKCGHTLAWFDNVPVLSWLVLRGRCRSCGQPISWRYPLIELLTGALFFACQRRFGWTPELVSALVLVLVLVPLSFIDLEHWILPHELTWPGIAAGVVLSAPLGLTRVRDSIIGALTGFFVFWAMEWLGEKIFKKEALGAGDKDLLALIGAFLTWKPLLGVIFLSSLQGAVVGSVMLLLHGRAGPAPAPESPPTPTEPPPVHADSPSPPAPDAASAPLPEGDALPEGAGAEQAPVVDGAGEGEKEDDDEEDDWVPGPSNLPFGPWLSIAALEVMLLGPWLSAILPAPVNVLVTGVR
- a CDS encoding prepilin-type N-terminal cleavage/methylation domain-containing protein, translating into MNRLFVRKNRGFTLIELMIVVAIIGILAAIAIPNFIKFQARSKQGEAKANLKAWFTSQRAYLQEKDKYSENVQTVGFSPERGNRYAYYFATGRTCVIRQTSGVTDTKGAHCITVDSAKFAGSSTPDPVEPTSASYTGAGSDPGMPGLNGCNTGIGCNISGLAAGNVDNDSVGIDTWWISTKDTTKISAVCGNDESVTVAGSPFLANNDVDCDS
- a CDS encoding tetratricopeptide repeat protein is translated as MKSRPFLFPVVTSLCGLLALLLLVDPPRKPARGPHQEVLLPREDVLRVVGRGYIQMIADYLWIQLVQTAGRAVTAEEYRDLYPYAELITDLDPYFDMVYRFAAGTLPTNLGRETWVNTEESTRLLRKGLKLFPDDLKMNMLLAYNLSTFEKNYQEAAQLTERASRLPGAPAYLPQLATRLYAQAGSVDAGLALAESLLDSAEDEATRQLFEQRIRDLELEAELQRVDVAIARFHETYGVLPPDVDTLSWLGFLSEPPHDPQGGGFFIGSDGRAYSRTQQRRLEIFTPFNRGRG
- a CDS encoding ABC transporter ATP-binding protein, encoding MSMDAPIPIEIRELSKTYRLGFFMNRQVRALQSLDLKILPGQVYGLLGPNGAGKSTTIKILLNLVQATGGEARLFGLRPQDREARRRVGYVPENPAPYEYLTGREFVTLAGRLMGMSGKELDARVEQVLGMVQMTRAASLQIRRYSKGMVQRVALAQALVSRPSLLILDEPTSGLDPVGRRQIRDLILEERHRGTTVLFCTHIIPDVETLCDRVAVLVGGRRVREGSVSELVSSQATHMEITVEGVPLERIQALGFELEQAQALEQRVILRVRDADSQPLLKRLLELNGRVTQLQPTRFSLEDLFLRALEEARQGPVGGEIS
- a CDS encoding ABC transporter permease; its protein translation is MMGSFIALTLNGFREARRNRVTLIVAIFALSLLLSSSLVVEVTVGVFDRVITDMGLGSMSLMLVLLTIFLSSGLISREIERRTIFLMVSKPLSRGAFLVGRLFGNMLTVTVLLLAMAALFFLLLGFYAVPITPAHLAAVGMLWFELWVLSGVGFLMSSFSHHQTVSAFVTVSVYVAGNLSSDIYFLARKSKSDALQALGEAVYYVLPNLSRFNYRPQASYAAAVSSSQLLSDMAYGAAYTAVLVSLAVLLFNRRDFR
- a CDS encoding sigma-54-dependent transcriptional regulator, with the protein product MHILVVDDERSMRVVLEVLLLRSGYRVTCVEGVRAAREVLESTLVDLVITDMKLGASQSGMDVLRAARAQSDPPEVIVVTAFGTAASAVEAMREGAYDYIGKPFDNEELLLLVQKALEKRTLRQENVSLREHLVPGVGVMAVGRGERMRAVWSMVDKVAPTRSTVLIHGESGTGKELIAKALHLKSPRAGQPFLPINCAALNEGVLESELFGHVKGAFTGATQDRPGLLVHAGEGTVFLDEIGEVPLATQVKLLRVLQERKVKPVGSSAEIPFQARILAATNRRLDAEVKAGRFREDLFYRLNVITLELPPLRERPEDIAPLAEHFLARQRRELERPGLRFSPEALAVLSAYPFPGNVRQLENVVERAATLADGDVLTLASLPPSLRGEPVQPAAATAPEVALGAGFSLERHLDEAERHYLVAALAQAGGVKTRAADLLGLTFRSFRYRLAKHGLSDREDDT